One Brachyspira pilosicoli P43/6/78 genomic window carries:
- a CDS encoding PepSY-like domain-containing protein, whose protein sequence is MKKIICLLIALSVIGSSALFADWYVPLNQVPQAVLATARATYPQAQIWAVEMEHYNVYKVKMNNMMELYIDKAGNLLGQEFDD, encoded by the coding sequence ATGAAAAAAATAATTTGTTTATTAATAGCTTTAAGTGTAATAGGTTCTTCAGCTTTATTTGCTGATTGGTATGTACCTCTTAATCAAGTTCCTCAAGCAGTATTAGCTACAGCAAGAGCAACTTATCCTCAAGCACAAATTTGGGCAGTAGAAATGGAGCATTATAATGTTTATAAAGTAAAAATGAACAATATGATGGAACTTTATATAGATAAAGCTGGTAATTTATTAGGTCAAGAATTTGATGATTAA
- a CDS encoding PepSY-like domain-containing protein gives MKKLLNVIFIISIFSSLLLAQNNNNSADTNTANDMTMYNPYMQTPDSNVQYGYGVPLSSLPKNTQDFIAKHFKNVEVSYIERDWEDIEVYLANGTQIDFFPNGEWKEVKTYGNMPTTILPANVLATVNKTYPQAAIIKIEKQFTIYEVKLNNMMELYIDNNGNLLGQQFDD, from the coding sequence ATGAAAAAATTATTAAATGTTATTTTTATTATATCAATATTTTCAAGCTTGTTATTAGCACAAAATAATAATAATTCAGCAGATACTAACACTGCAAATGATATGACAATGTATAACCCTTATATGCAAACACCAGATAGTAATGTTCAATATGGATATGGAGTGCCATTATCATCTTTGCCTAAAAACACTCAAGATTTTATAGCTAAACATTTCAAAAATGTAGAAGTAAGCTATATAGAGAGAGATTGGGAAGATATAGAAGTATATTTAGCTAATGGAACACAAATTGACTTTTTCCCTAATGGTGAATGGAAAGAAGTAAAAACTTATGGAAATATGCCTACTACAATATTGCCTGCTAATGTTTTAGCTACTGTTAATAAAACTTATCCTCAGGCTGCTATTATAAAAATAGAAAAGCAATTCACTATATATGAAGTTAAATTAAACAATATGATGGAGCTTTATATAGATAATAATGGTAATTTATTAGGTCAGCAATTTGATGATTAA
- a CDS encoding PepSY-like domain-containing protein produces the protein MKKIICLLIALSVIGSSALFADWYVPLNQVPQAVLATARATYPQAEVWAVEMENYNVYKVKMNNMMELYIDKAGNLLGQEFDD, from the coding sequence ATGAAAAAAATAATTTGTTTATTAATAGCTTTAAGTGTAATAGGTTCTTCAGCTTTATTTGCTGATTGGTATGTACCTCTTAATCAAGTTCCTCAGGCAGTATTAGCTACAGCAAGAGCAACTTATCCTCAAGCAGAGGTTTGGGCAGTAGAAATGGAAAATTACAATGTTTATAAAGTAAAAATGAATAATATGATGGAGCTTTATATAGATAAAGCTGGTAATTTGTTGGGTCAGGAGTTTGATGACTAA
- a CDS encoding TolC family protein has product MKNSFVFILIIVFNISLYSQSNENSTNSKISINLEQALDLAIENDKTLKQAEYDVRIAQTQKDASFSDLFLPSLTVSGGLNLSEPKEYQYNNLNTGVYSSADTWSAQATLSKTLFTGFRNWNTDKAREINLQMMKEIYFDERKNVAINTQLNFYNTFVAQENYKVYYQQQLNYSNRMRESYIKYRNGQVSEYEYLNAKVQYESTKPQLVTLSNNYESLKLTFIRQIGLTNVSDDVELIGNILDATKIALPDLDINVILDLIMANNIELNNMANNIEMLEYNRKVARSYLWPTFSANANVGVTTIDKLKLDNNKEFYKDRSGEFSWGVGFSLNYALDSLLPFSSTAKAAEEIKLSIEQMEISYDQLRDNIEINSRNLISTAKSQELTLQSQAENAKTAAYALQMAQRQYRGGTISTLELNDAELTYLNAQLAYLQAIYEYFSSTLQVLKLLGA; this is encoded by the coding sequence GTGAAAAATAGTTTCGTTTTTATATTGATTATAGTATTCAATATTTCTTTATATTCACAGAGTAATGAAAACTCCACAAACTCTAAGATAAGCATAAATTTAGAGCAGGCATTAGATTTAGCAATTGAAAACGATAAAACCCTAAAACAAGCAGAATATGATGTGCGAATAGCTCAAACTCAAAAAGATGCATCATTTTCTGATTTATTTTTACCTTCATTAACAGTAAGCGGCGGACTTAACTTATCAGAGCCGAAAGAATATCAATATAACAACTTAAACACAGGAGTATATTCAAGTGCTGATACTTGGAGTGCTCAAGCAACATTATCAAAAACACTATTCACTGGGTTTAGAAACTGGAATACTGATAAAGCCAGAGAAATAAACTTACAAATGATGAAAGAGATATATTTTGATGAGAGAAAGAATGTAGCAATAAACACACAGCTAAATTTTTATAACACATTTGTAGCTCAAGAAAATTATAAAGTATACTATCAGCAGCAGCTTAATTATAGTAATAGAATGAGAGAGTCATACATAAAATACAGAAACGGACAAGTTTCAGAATATGAATATTTGAATGCGAAAGTACAATATGAAAGTACAAAACCTCAGCTTGTTACACTTAGCAATAATTATGAAAGTTTGAAATTAACATTTATAAGACAAATAGGTTTAACAAATGTATCTGACGATGTTGAATTAATAGGTAATATATTAGATGCCACAAAAATAGCATTACCAGATTTGGATATAAATGTAATATTAGATTTGATAATGGCTAATAATATAGAATTAAACAATATGGCTAATAATATAGAAATGCTTGAATACAACAGAAAAGTTGCAAGAAGCTATTTATGGCCAACTTTTTCAGCAAATGCTAATGTAGGAGTTACTACAATAGATAAATTAAAATTGGATAATAATAAAGAGTTTTATAAAGACAGAAGCGGAGAGTTTAGCTGGGGTGTTGGATTTTCATTGAATTATGCTCTTGATTCATTACTTCCATTCTCATCTACAGCAAAAGCAGCAGAAGAGATTAAATTAAGTATTGAACAAATGGAAATAAGCTATGACCAATTAAGAGATAATATAGAAATCAATAGCAGAAACCTCATATCCACAGCAAAATCTCAAGAGTTAACATTACAATCGCAAGCAGAAAACGCTAAAACAGCTGCATATGCTTTACAAATGGCACAAAGACAATATAGAGGCGGTACAATATCTACATTAGAATTAAATGATGCAGAGCTTACATATTTGAATGCACAGCTTGCATATTTACAGGCAATATACGAATATTTTTCTAGTACATTACAAGTATTAAAACTTTTAGGAGCTTAA